In one window of Campylobacter coli DNA:
- a CDS encoding ribonucleotide-diphosphate reductase subunit beta, whose translation MQRKRIYNPSSNETLTDRKVFSGNPHGILNFTKAKYTWALKLWDLMEANTWFPKEVDTTKDALDYRCNLTAGEKRMYDLVWSQLISMDSFQTNNLADNINPYITAPEINAVLARQAYEEANHSKSYAVMVEAICDNTDLIYEMEKHDETLREKNDFISSIYEELAGDVDDNKLLLAMVANQILEGVYFYSGFTAIYALARAGKMLGSAQMIRFIQRDEITHLLLFQNMINSVRKERPDLFNENNINKIYDMFKKAGDLEIKWGKYITQNQIMGFTDDIIEEYIHYLVDQRLVAINLDKIYNAKHPIKWVDDFSKFNDQKSNFFESKVTNYSKGSISFDDF comes from the coding sequence ATGCAAAGAAAAAGAATTTATAATCCAAGTTCAAATGAAACATTGACAGATCGTAAAGTTTTTAGCGGAAATCCTCATGGAATTTTAAATTTTACAAAAGCAAAATACACTTGGGCTTTAAAATTATGGGATTTAATGGAAGCAAACACTTGGTTTCCAAAAGAAGTAGATACAACTAAAGATGCATTAGATTATCGCTGTAATTTAACTGCAGGCGAAAAAAGAATGTATGATCTTGTTTGGTCTCAGCTCATTTCTATGGATAGCTTTCAAACCAACAATCTAGCTGATAATATCAATCCTTACATCACTGCTCCTGAAATCAATGCGGTTTTAGCACGCCAAGCTTATGAAGAAGCTAATCATTCAAAATCTTATGCGGTAATGGTTGAAGCCATTTGTGATAATACGGATTTAATCTATGAAATGGAAAAACACGATGAAACCTTGCGTGAAAAAAATGATTTTATTTCAAGCATCTATGAAGAATTAGCTGGCGATGTGGATGATAATAAACTTCTTTTAGCAATGGTAGCAAATCAAATTTTAGAAGGAGTATATTTTTATAGTGGATTTACTGCGATTTACGCGCTTGCAAGAGCAGGTAAAATGCTTGGTTCTGCTCAAATGATTCGTTTCATTCAAAGAGATGAAATCACTCATCTTTTACTCTTTCAAAATATGATTAATTCAGTTCGCAAAGAAAGACCTGATTTATTTAACGAAAACAATATCAATAAAATTTACGATATGTTTAAAAAAGCGGGTGATTTAGAAATCAAATGGGGAAAATATATCACTCAAAATCAAATCATGGGTTTTACAGACGATATTATAGAAGAATACATCCACTATCTTGTAGATCAAAGACTTGTGGCTATCAATCTTGATAAAATTTATAATGCAAAACACCCTATCAAATGGGTAGATGATTTTTCTAAATTTAATGATCAAAAAAGCAACTTCTTTGAAAGTAAGGTTACAAACTATTCTAAAGGTAGTATAAGTTTTGATGATTTTTAA
- a CDS encoding nicotinate phosphoribosyltransferase encodes MKKDFYTKPNNTLLCDFYELTMMQGYFLNGFENKIAYFDIFFRKIPDNGSFAIFAGLEDILEFVSCLHFDEDDIAYLRSQGIFKEEFLRYLKNFKFKGEIYAMQEGEIIFPNEPLMIIKANAIEAQILESFLLLSINHQSLIATKANRIIRAAKNLSVLEFGTRRAHGSEAALKGARAAIIGGCKASSCTLAGKNYGIMTSGTMAHSWVQMFDDELSAFCRYLELYPQNPILLIDTYNYKQGLENAIKAFKKFKIKQCGVRIDSGNLEILSKEIRAILDKNDLKECKIIVSNSLNEKSIDKLLKNNAPIDAFGVGEKLITASSDPIFGCVYKLVAIEENKLITPKIKISEDKQKTTLPHFKKLFRIYDKNTQKMLFDELYIYNEKLPQLDENLERKELLKCVFKEGKILNKQKNVEEIALYTKSQISKLNEKFLDFNNKEKYKIKLSKDLTKLRQNFTNK; translated from the coding sequence ATGAAAAAAGATTTTTACACAAAACCAAACAACACCCTGCTTTGCGATTTTTATGAATTAACCATGATGCAGGGTTATTTTCTAAATGGTTTTGAAAACAAAATAGCTTATTTTGATATATTTTTTAGAAAAATTCCTGATAATGGTTCTTTTGCTATATTTGCAGGACTTGAGGATATTTTAGAATTTGTATCTTGTTTGCATTTTGATGAAGATGATATAGCTTATTTACGCTCTCAAGGGATCTTTAAAGAAGAATTTTTAAGATATTTGAAAAATTTTAAATTTAAGGGCGAAATTTATGCCATGCAAGAAGGCGAGATCATCTTTCCTAACGAACCTTTGATGATTATCAAAGCCAATGCTATTGAAGCACAAATTCTTGAAAGCTTTTTACTTTTAAGTATCAATCATCAAAGCCTAATTGCTACAAAAGCCAATCGTATCATAAGAGCGGCTAAAAATCTTAGCGTGCTTGAATTTGGTACACGAAGAGCCCATGGAAGTGAAGCAGCACTCAAAGGAGCAAGAGCAGCTATAATAGGAGGTTGCAAGGCTAGTTCTTGCACACTTGCTGGAAAAAATTATGGCATTATGACAAGTGGGACTATGGCGCATTCTTGGGTACAAATGTTTGATGATGAATTGAGTGCTTTTTGTCGTTATTTAGAACTTTATCCTCAAAATCCTATCTTACTCATCGATACTTATAATTATAAACAAGGGTTAGAAAACGCGATCAAAGCATTTAAAAAATTTAAAATCAAACAATGCGGTGTGCGTATTGATTCTGGAAATTTAGAAATACTCAGCAAAGAAATTCGTGCCATTTTAGATAAAAATGATTTAAAAGAATGCAAAATCATCGTTTCAAATTCTTTAAATGAAAAAAGTATAGACAAACTACTTAAAAATAATGCACCTATCGATGCTTTTGGAGTGGGTGAAAAACTCATCACTGCTTCAAGCGATCCTATTTTTGGCTGTGTTTATAAACTCGTTGCCATAGAAGAAAATAAACTCATCACGCCTAAAATCAAAATCAGCGAAGACAAGCAAAAAACAACTCTTCCACATTTTAAAAAGCTTTTTAGAATTTATGATAAAAACACTCAAAAAATGCTTTTTGATGAACTTTATATCTATAACGAAAAATTACCTCAACTCGATGAAAATTTAGAAAGAAAAGAACTTTTAAAATGTGTGTTTAAAGAAGGTAAAATTCTTAATAAACAAAAAAATGTAGAAGAAATCGCTCTATATACAAAAAGTCAAATTTCAAAGCTGAATGAGAAATTTCTTGATTTTAACAACAAAGAAAAATACAAAATCAAACTCTCAAAAGACTTAACCAAACTAAGACAAAATTTTACAAATAAATAA
- a CDS encoding RDD family protein — protein sequence MKTKAKIASRWLRFRALLIDIFLIYVPILYLFYFLLGSKEAFLNNSYITALCTFLFGFIQALFLASKAQSPGLKAYDLYLIDLKTGKKITFFRILLRYIIFIISFGLIFGLFISFLRKDKLNLHDILTQTCIVTKI from the coding sequence ATGAAAACTAAGGCAAAAATAGCCTCTAGATGGTTAAGATTTAGAGCTTTGCTTATAGATATATTTTTAATTTATGTACCTATCTTATATTTATTTTATTTTTTATTGGGCTCCAAGGAAGCTTTTTTAAACAACTCCTATATCACAGCCCTATGTACTTTCTTATTTGGTTTTATTCAAGCTTTATTTTTAGCCTCAAAAGCTCAAAGTCCAGGGCTTAAGGCTTATGATCTTTATCTAATCGATCTAAAAACGGGCAAGAAAATAACTTTTTTTAGAATTTTATTAAGATATATTATATTTATTATAAGTTTTGGGTTGATTTTTGGTTTATTTATAAGCTTTTTAAGAAAAGATAAACTAAATTTACATGATATTCTAACCCAAACTTGCATAGTCACGAAGATATGA
- a CDS encoding protein-L-isoaspartate(D-aspartate) O-methyltransferase, whose translation MNAFEQKRCQSMAEEIAQKVFINEELFNAFCQIPREIFSPLKAHAYRLDALPLANSQWISSPLTVAKMTMALNFKDADSVLEIGCGSGYQAAILSKVIRRVFTIERIENLAKKAAQSFRELELFNINVKFEDGQNGWKNYAPYDRILFSAYTTQIPEILLDQLSDGGILVAPILHNGKQFITRITKNGTHLQKEILEECLFVPIVDGKE comes from the coding sequence ATGAACGCATTTGAGCAAAAACGATGTCAAAGTATGGCCGAAGAAATCGCACAAAAAGTATTTATCAATGAAGAACTTTTTAATGCTTTTTGTCAGATTCCACGCGAAATTTTTTCTCCGCTTAAAGCTCATGCTTATCGCCTTGATGCTTTGCCTTTGGCTAATTCTCAATGGATCAGTTCTCCTTTAACCGTAGCTAAAATGACTATGGCTTTAAATTTTAAAGATGCAGATAGTGTCTTAGAAATAGGCTGTGGAAGTGGTTATCAAGCAGCGATTTTAAGTAAGGTTATAAGGCGTGTTTTTACCATAGAACGCATAGAAAATTTAGCCAAAAAAGCAGCACAAAGCTTTAGAGAACTAGAGCTTTTTAATATTAATGTTAAATTTGAAGATGGGCAAAATGGATGGAAAAATTATGCACCTTATGATAGAATTTTATTTTCTGCATATACAACGCAAATTCCTGAAATTTTACTCGATCAGCTAAGCGATGGGGGCATACTTGTAGCCCCTATTTTGCACAATGGTAAACAATTTATCACACGCATAACCAAAAATGGTACTCATTTACAAAAAGAAATTCTAGAAGAATGTCTTTTTGTACCCATAGTAGATGGAAAAGAATAA
- a CDS encoding aspartate aminotransferase family protein — protein MKMNYKEQSHIIPTYKRFDIVLESGEGVYLLDDKGKKYLDFSSGIGVCALGYNHAEFNAKIKAQVDKLLHTSNLYYNENIAQAAKHLAKASGLERVFFTNSGAESIEGVMKVARKYAFNKGIKGGNFIAFKHSFHGRTLGALSLTANEKYQKPFKPLISGVKFAKYNDFSSVERLVNEKTCAIILESVQGEGGVNPAQKDFYKALRKLCDEKDILLIADEIQCGMGRSGKFFAYEHSGILPDVMTSAKALGCGLSVGAFVVSEKVAQKSLEAGDHGSTYGGNPLVCAGVNAVFEIFKKEKILENVSKLTPYLEQSLENLIKEFSFCKKRKGLGFMQGLSLDKSVKVAEVIKKCQENSLLLISCGENDLRFLPPLIIEKSHIDEMSEKLRKVFKSFE, from the coding sequence AGAAAGTGGAGAAGGGGTTTATCTTTTAGACGATAAGGGTAAAAAATATCTTGATTTTTCAAGTGGTATAGGTGTGTGTGCTTTAGGATATAACCATGCTGAATTTAATGCTAAGATTAAAGCTCAAGTTGATAAACTTTTACATACTAGCAATTTATATTATAATGAAAACATAGCCCAAGCAGCCAAGCATTTAGCTAAAGCGAGTGGCTTAGAGCGTGTGTTTTTTACAAATTCAGGGGCAGAAAGCATAGAAGGAGTGATGAAAGTTGCTAGAAAATATGCTTTTAATAAAGGTATCAAGGGTGGAAATTTCATAGCCTTTAAACATTCTTTTCATGGAAGAACACTAGGAGCTTTATCTTTAACCGCTAATGAAAAATACCAAAAACCATTCAAGCCTTTAATTTCGGGTGTTAAATTTGCAAAATACAATGATTTTTCAAGTGTAGAACGCTTAGTCAATGAAAAAACTTGTGCTATTATCTTAGAAAGTGTGCAAGGAGAAGGCGGTGTCAATCCTGCTCAAAAAGATTTTTACAAGGCTTTAAGAAAGCTTTGCGATGAAAAAGATATATTGTTAATCGCTGATGAAATTCAATGCGGCATGGGGCGAAGTGGTAAATTTTTTGCTTACGAGCATTCAGGAATTTTACCTGATGTAATGACTTCTGCTAAAGCTTTGGGATGTGGGCTTAGTGTCGGAGCTTTTGTAGTGAGCGAAAAAGTAGCACAAAAATCCCTAGAAGCGGGTGATCATGGAAGCACTTACGGAGGAAATCCTTTAGTTTGTGCAGGTGTTAATGCGGTTTTTGAAATTTTTAAGAAAGAAAAAATTTTAGAAAATGTTTCTAAACTTACGCCTTATTTAGAGCAAAGCTTGGAAAATCTTATCAAAGAATTTAGTTTTTGTAAAAAAAGAAAAGGCTTGGGTTTTATGCAAGGGCTTAGTCTTGATAAAAGTGTAAAAGTAGCTGAGGTGATTAAAAAATGTCAAGAAAATTCTCTTTTGCTTATCAGTTGTGGGGAGAATGATTTGAGATTTTTACCTCCTTTAATCATAGAAAAAAGCCATATAGATGAAATGAGTGAGAAGCTAAGAAAGGTTTTTAAAAGTTTTGAATAA
- the pyrE gene encoding orotate phosphoribosyltransferase has protein sequence MDLEQIYKDCGAYLQGHFLLSSGKHSEFYLQSAKVLENPKLAARLCDELAKIIAEFNIEFDSICSPALGGILAGYELARACDKRFIFTERVNGEMTLRRGFEVKKGERFIICEDIITTGGSALESAKIIESLGGKVLGFAALANRGFCAVENLKNPRKPSAKLPDNLPLFTLGNFDFQIYDENDCPLCKEGSKAIKPGSRGN, from the coding sequence ATGGATTTAGAGCAAATTTATAAAGATTGTGGGGCTTATCTACAAGGACATTTTTTACTAAGTTCGGGTAAACATTCTGAATTTTATCTTCAAAGTGCTAAAGTCTTAGAAAATCCAAAATTAGCAGCAAGACTTTGTGATGAGCTTGCTAAAATTATAGCTGAATTTAATATAGAATTTGACAGCATTTGCTCTCCTGCTTTGGGAGGAATTTTAGCAGGGTATGAACTTGCTAGAGCTTGTGATAAGCGCTTTATTTTTACCGAAAGAGTTAATGGAGAAATGACCCTAAGACGCGGTTTTGAAGTTAAAAAAGGTGAAAGATTTATCATTTGTGAAGATATTATCACAACGGGCGGAAGTGCTTTAGAAAGTGCTAAAATCATAGAAAGCCTAGGAGGGAAAGTTCTAGGTTTTGCAGCGTTAGCAAATCGTGGTTTTTGTGCGGTTGAAAATTTAAAAAATCCTAGAAAACCAAGTGCGAAACTGCCTGATAATTTGCCTCTTTTTACTTTAGGAAATTTTGATTTTCAAATTTATGATGAAAATGATTGTCCGCTTTGCAAAGAAGGAAGTAAAGCTATTAAGCCAGGAAGTCGCGGAAATTAA
- a CDS encoding gamma carbonic anhydrase family protein produces the protein MLIRFKDKIPNLGQNVFVAEGAKIIGEVEIGDESSVWFNCVLRGDVNFIKIGKRTNIQDLTTIHVWHREFNEDGSLKDAGFPTCIGDDVTIGHNCVIHACKIGSRVLVGMNAVIMDDAAIGDDSIVGAGSVVTKGKKFPPKSLILGNPAKLVRELSDEEVAFLKQSALNYVEFKNDFLN, from the coding sequence ATGCTTATTCGATTTAAAGATAAAATTCCAAATTTGGGTCAAAATGTATTCGTTGCAGAGGGTGCTAAGATTATAGGGGAAGTGGAGATCGGTGATGAAAGCAGTGTATGGTTTAATTGTGTTTTAAGAGGCGATGTTAATTTTATTAAAATTGGCAAAAGAACAAATATACAAGATTTAACCACTATTCATGTGTGGCATAGAGAGTTTAATGAAGATGGAAGTTTAAAAGATGCAGGTTTTCCTACTTGCATAGGAGATGATGTTACCATAGGGCATAATTGCGTAATCCATGCTTGCAAGATCGGCTCTCGTGTGCTTGTGGGGATGAATGCAGTGATTATGGATGATGCAGCTATAGGGGATGATAGTATAGTGGGTGCAGGAAGTGTGGTAACCAAAGGTAAGAAATTTCCACCCAAATCACTCATACTTGGAAATCCTGCAAAACTTGTACGCGAACTAAGTGATGAAGAAGTGGCATTTTTAAAACAATCTGCTTTAAATTATGTTGAATTTAAAAATGATTTTTTGAATTGA